From a single Raphanus sativus cultivar WK10039 chromosome 3, ASM80110v3, whole genome shotgun sequence genomic region:
- the LOC108844377 gene encoding uncharacterized protein LOC108844377 — MSSSSNFVVESCEVDSEEGVKLHTRIFKPRDEHVSHEDGDLVIVLVHPFSLLGGCQALLKGIGSELACKGFKSVTFDTRGAGKSTGRATLTGFAEVKDVIAVCRWVSQNLGAHRILLVGSSAGAPIAGSAVEQVEQVVGYVSLGYPFGLMASVLFGRHHKAILSSPRPKLFVMGTQDGFTSVSQLKKKLKSAAGRTETHLLEGVSHFQMEGPEYDSQMADVISNFISSL, encoded by the exons ATGTCGTCTTCTTCAAACTTTGTAGTGGAATCGTGTGAGGTTGATTCCGAGGAAGGGGTGAAGCTCCACACGAGGATCTTCAAACCCAGAGACGAGCACGTTAGCCACGAAGACGGGGATCTAGTGATAGTTTTGGTCCACCCTTTCTCGCTCTTGGGTGGTTGTCAGGCACTGCTCAAAGGCATAGGTTCTGAGTTGGCCTGTAAAGGCTTCAAGTCCGTCACTTTCGATACGAGAGGTGCTGGAAAATCAACGGGGAGGGCTACTCTTACTGGGTTCGCTGAGGTTAAGGATGTGATCGCTGTTTGTCGGTGGGTTTCTCAGAACCTCGGTGCTCATAGGATCCTCCTCGTTGGTTCTTCTGCAG GTGCACCAATCGCAGGATCAGCAGTGGAGCAAGTAGAGCAAGTTGTTGGATATGTGAGTTTGGGATACCCATTTGGCCTAATGGCATCGGTTCTGTTTGGGCGGCACCACAAGGCCATTCTCTCATCCCCTAGACCTAAACTCTTCGTTATGGGAACACAAGACGGCTTCACTAGCGTTAGCCAGctcaagaagaagctgaaaTCTGCAGCAGGACGCACCGAAACACACCTCCTCGAAGGCGTTAGCCATTTCCAGATGGAAGGACCTGAGTATGATTCTCAGATGGCGGATGTCATATCCAACTTTATTTCATCCTTGTAA
- the LOC108847656 gene encoding subtilisin-like protease SBT6.1 isoform X2, with product MKMLLAEASSSACSRSYILVVFLSVFLFWRLRLNPHNLTRSEPEIPTQTNYIIRFKHYKPAETHRIYLESEVRSGGWGWIERDNPAAKYPTDFGVLWIEESGREAVVGEIERLAMVKDVSVEFRYQRVLLGGSFLDDGEKKRPGKIFTSMSFEEGAADDHSANATSRHLLAQTQVTSMFGADVLWKKGYTGAKVKMAIFDTGIRADHPHFRNIKERTNWTNEDTLNDNLGHGTFVAGVIAGQNSECLGFASDTEIYAFRVFTDNQVSYTSWFLDAFNYAIATDMDVLNLSIGGPDYLDLPFVEKVWEITASNIIMVSAIGNDGPLYGTLNNPADQSDVIGVGGIDYDDHIASFSSRGMSTWEIPHGYGRVKPDVVAYGREIMGSKISTGCKSLSGTSVASPVVAGIVCLLVSVIPEASRKDLLNPASMKQALVEGAAKLSGPNMYEQGAGRVDLLESYEILKSYHPRASIFPSILDYNDCPYSWPFCRQPLYAGAMPVIFNTTILNGMGVIGYIESPPTWHAANDEGNLLRIHFKYPKIIWPWTGYLALHMQIKEEGAQFTGEIEGNVTVKVYSPPAPGESGPRRSTCTLQLKLKVIPTPPRAKRILWDQFHSIKYPPGYIPRDSLDVRNDILDWHGDHLHTNYHIMFNMLRDAGYYIETLGSPLTCFDAQHYGTLLMVDLEDEYFPEEIEKLRYDVINTGLGLIVFAEWYNVDTMVKMRFFDDNTRSWWTPVTGGANVPALNNLLASFGIAFGDKILNGDFSIDGEQSRYASGTNIVRFPAGGFLHSFPLLDSSESGATQNLLLTGSSKEDPAVLGLLKIGDGRVGVYGDSNCLDSSHMVTNCYWLLKKMLDFTSSNIKDPVLFSKFSKRYSPITTDEKQLPSRRTDVNFSTYSSVIGKELICQGDSRFEVWGTKGYNLHVRGRNRRLPGYRGIDLGRGLNVTVENTRPTRWKSTREEGELSSSRSKYLGGLFNRDEIDMSFLVATRWIVPAGVAASGVLVLLSLWRIRQKRRRRRRASGSNRLA from the exons ATGAAGATGCTCCTCGCAGAAGCTTCTTCGTCTGCTTGCAGCAGATCCTACATCCTCGTCGTCTTCCTCTCCGTTTTTCTCTTCTGGCGGCTCCGTCTCAATCCCCATAACCTAACTCGCTCCGAGCCCGAGATTCCAACGCAAACAAACTACATAATCCGATTCAAGCACTACAAGCCGGCGGAAACTCACCGGATTTACCTCGAATCGGAGGTCCGATCCGGCGGCTGGGGATGGATCGAGAGGGATAACCCCGCGGCGAAGTATCCGACGGACTTCGGCGTTCTGTGGATCGAGGAGAGCGGGAGAGAGGCCGTCGTTGGAGAGATTGAGAGGCTGGCGATGGTGAAAGACGTGAGCGTGGAGTTTAGGTACCAGAGAGTTTTGCTTGGAGGATCTTTCCTCGACGACGGGGAGAAGAAACGTCCCGGGAAGATCTTCACGTCCATGTCTTTCGAAGAAGGAGCTGCTGATGATCACTCGGCCAACGCCACGTCAAGGCATCTTCTCGCGCAA ACTCAAGTGACGTCCATGTTTGGAGCTGATGTTCTCTGGAAGAAGGGGTACACTGGTGCTAAAGTCAAAATGGCCATATTTGATACTGGTATAAGAGCTGACCATCCTCATTTCCGTAACATCAAG GAGCGTACAAATTGGACGAATGAGGACACTTTGAATGACAACCTGGGGCATGGGACATTTGTTGCTGGTGTTATTGCTGGTCAAAATTCAGAGTGTCTTGGTTTTGCCTCAGACACGGAGATCTATGCCTTCCGAGTGTTCACAGATAACCAG GTATCATACACCTCATGGTTTCTTGACGCTTTCAATTATGCCATAGCAACAGATATGGATGTATTGAATTTGAGCATTGGGGGACCGGACTACTTAGATCTGCCTTTTGTAGAGAAG GTGTGGGAAATAACAGCCAGCAATATCATCATGGTGTCAGCAATTGGAAATGATGGGCCACTTTACGGAACGTTAAATAATCCAGCGGACCAGAGTGATGTCATAGGTGTTGGTGGTATTGACTATGATGATCACATAGCTTCATTTTCATCTCGTGGCATGAGCACCTGGGAGATTCCTCATGG ATATGGACGTGTCAAACCAGATGTGGTTGCATATGGCCGTGAAATTATGGGGTCCAAGATCAGCACTGGCTGTAAAAGCTTGTCTGGAACAAGTGTGGCCAGTCCTGTTGTCGCTGGTATTGTTTGCCTACTTGTAAGTGTTATTCCTGAAGCTAGTAGGAAGGACCTGCTTAATCCAGCAAGCATGAAGCAGGCATTGGTTGAAGGTGCTGCTAAGCTTTCGGGTCCTAATATGTATGAGCAGGGTGCAGGAAGAGTTGATCT ATTAGAATCATATGAAATTCTAAAGAGCTACCACCCCCGAGCAAGCATTTTCCCGAGCATTCTTGACTATAATGATTGTCCATATTCCTGGCCCTTTTGTCGTCAGCCGCTATATGCGGGTGCTATGCCTGTCATTTTCAACACCACAATTTTAAATGGTATGGGTGTCATTGGCTATATTGAAAGTCCACCAACGTGGCATGCTGCAAACGACGAAGGAAATCTTCTGAGAATTCACTTCAAGTACCCAAAAATCATATGGCCCTGGACTGGTTATCTGGCTTTACACATGCAGATCAAGGAAGAAGGTGCACAGTTCACAGGTGAAATAGAGGGCAATGTAACTGTGAAAGTCTATAGCCCACCAGCCCCTGGAGAAAGTGGGCCTAGAAGAAGCACTTGCACTCTTCAGTTGAAACTGAAAGTAATTCCCACCCCACCACGAGCGAAACGTATACTGTGGGATCAGTTTCACAGCATAAAGTATCCTCCAGGTTATATTCCAAGAGATTCTTTGGATGTCCGCAATGACATTCTTGATTGGCATGGTGATCACCTGCATACAAACTATCACATCATGTTCAACATGTTACGTGATGCTGGGTACTACATCGAGACTCTTGGTTCTCCCCTTACATGTTTCGATGCTCAGCACTATGGAACTCTTTTGATGGTTGACCTTGAAGATgaatactttccagaagaaatTGAAAAACTCAGATATGATGTTATCAACACAGGACTGGGTCTAATTGTGTTTGCTGAGTGGTATAATGTCGATACCATGGTGAAAATGAGGTTCTTCGACGATAACACGCGTAGTTGGTGGACTCCAGTCACTGGAGGTGCAAATGTTCCTGCACTGAATAATCTTCTTGCGTCATTTGGAATAGCGTTTGGAGACAAGATTCTGAATGGAGATTTCAGTATTGACGGTGAGCAGAGCCGATACGCTTCTGGAACGAACATTGTCAGGTTTCCTGCTGGTGGGTTCTTGCACAGCTTTCCTTTACTGGACAGCTCTGAGAGTGGTGCTACACAGAATCTACTGCTAACAGGGTCCTCGAAG GAAGACCCTGCTGTTCTTGGGCTTTTGAAAATAGGTGATGGCCGAGTTGGTGTATATGGAGATTCAAATTGCCTGGACAGTAGCCACATGGTCACCAACTGCTACTGGCTCCTGAAGAAAATGCTAGATTTCACCAGTTCAAACATCAAAGACCCTGTACTTTTCTCCAAGTTTTCTAAGAGATATTCACCCATAACCACAGACGAGAAGCAACTTCCATCTCGAAGAACTGATGTGAATTTTTCAACATACTCTTCTGTAATCGGAAAGGAGCTAATCTGTCAGGGTGACTCCAGATTTGAAGTATGGGGGACTAAAGGATATAACTTGCACGTCAGAGGAAGGAACCGTAGATTGCCCGGTTATCGTGGCATTGATTTAGGTCGAGGCTTGAATGTCACAGTGGAGAATACAAGACCAACACGTTGGAAATCAACCAGGGAAGAAGGTGAGCTTAGTTCTTCCAGGAGCAAGTATCTGGGAGGCCTTTTCAATAGAGACGAG ATCGACATgtccttccttgttgctactcGCTGGATAGTACCTGCTGGTGTTGCAGCTAGTG GAGTTCTAGTGCTACTAAGCTTATGGAGGATCCGGCAGAAGAGGCGTAGGAGGAGAAGAGCATCTGGATCTAATCGTTTAGCCTAG
- the LOC108847656 gene encoding subtilisin-like protease SBT6.1 isoform X1, whose amino-acid sequence MKMLLAEASSSACSRSYILVVFLSVFLFWRLRLNPHNLTRSEPEIPTQTNYIIRFKHYKPAETHRIYLESEVRSGGWGWIERDNPAAKYPTDFGVLWIEESGREAVVGEIERLAMVKDVSVEFRYQRVLLGGSFLDDGEKKRPGKIFTSMSFEEGAADDHSANATSRHLLAQKTQVTSMFGADVLWKKGYTGAKVKMAIFDTGIRADHPHFRNIKERTNWTNEDTLNDNLGHGTFVAGVIAGQNSECLGFASDTEIYAFRVFTDNQVSYTSWFLDAFNYAIATDMDVLNLSIGGPDYLDLPFVEKVWEITASNIIMVSAIGNDGPLYGTLNNPADQSDVIGVGGIDYDDHIASFSSRGMSTWEIPHGYGRVKPDVVAYGREIMGSKISTGCKSLSGTSVASPVVAGIVCLLVSVIPEASRKDLLNPASMKQALVEGAAKLSGPNMYEQGAGRVDLLESYEILKSYHPRASIFPSILDYNDCPYSWPFCRQPLYAGAMPVIFNTTILNGMGVIGYIESPPTWHAANDEGNLLRIHFKYPKIIWPWTGYLALHMQIKEEGAQFTGEIEGNVTVKVYSPPAPGESGPRRSTCTLQLKLKVIPTPPRAKRILWDQFHSIKYPPGYIPRDSLDVRNDILDWHGDHLHTNYHIMFNMLRDAGYYIETLGSPLTCFDAQHYGTLLMVDLEDEYFPEEIEKLRYDVINTGLGLIVFAEWYNVDTMVKMRFFDDNTRSWWTPVTGGANVPALNNLLASFGIAFGDKILNGDFSIDGEQSRYASGTNIVRFPAGGFLHSFPLLDSSESGATQNLLLTGSSKEDPAVLGLLKIGDGRVGVYGDSNCLDSSHMVTNCYWLLKKMLDFTSSNIKDPVLFSKFSKRYSPITTDEKQLPSRRTDVNFSTYSSVIGKELICQGDSRFEVWGTKGYNLHVRGRNRRLPGYRGIDLGRGLNVTVENTRPTRWKSTREEGELSSSRSKYLGGLFNRDEIDMSFLVATRWIVPAGVAASGVLVLLSLWRIRQKRRRRRRASGSNRLA is encoded by the exons ATGAAGATGCTCCTCGCAGAAGCTTCTTCGTCTGCTTGCAGCAGATCCTACATCCTCGTCGTCTTCCTCTCCGTTTTTCTCTTCTGGCGGCTCCGTCTCAATCCCCATAACCTAACTCGCTCCGAGCCCGAGATTCCAACGCAAACAAACTACATAATCCGATTCAAGCACTACAAGCCGGCGGAAACTCACCGGATTTACCTCGAATCGGAGGTCCGATCCGGCGGCTGGGGATGGATCGAGAGGGATAACCCCGCGGCGAAGTATCCGACGGACTTCGGCGTTCTGTGGATCGAGGAGAGCGGGAGAGAGGCCGTCGTTGGAGAGATTGAGAGGCTGGCGATGGTGAAAGACGTGAGCGTGGAGTTTAGGTACCAGAGAGTTTTGCTTGGAGGATCTTTCCTCGACGACGGGGAGAAGAAACGTCCCGGGAAGATCTTCACGTCCATGTCTTTCGAAGAAGGAGCTGCTGATGATCACTCGGCCAACGCCACGTCAAGGCATCTTCTCGCGCAA AAGACTCAAGTGACGTCCATGTTTGGAGCTGATGTTCTCTGGAAGAAGGGGTACACTGGTGCTAAAGTCAAAATGGCCATATTTGATACTGGTATAAGAGCTGACCATCCTCATTTCCGTAACATCAAG GAGCGTACAAATTGGACGAATGAGGACACTTTGAATGACAACCTGGGGCATGGGACATTTGTTGCTGGTGTTATTGCTGGTCAAAATTCAGAGTGTCTTGGTTTTGCCTCAGACACGGAGATCTATGCCTTCCGAGTGTTCACAGATAACCAG GTATCATACACCTCATGGTTTCTTGACGCTTTCAATTATGCCATAGCAACAGATATGGATGTATTGAATTTGAGCATTGGGGGACCGGACTACTTAGATCTGCCTTTTGTAGAGAAG GTGTGGGAAATAACAGCCAGCAATATCATCATGGTGTCAGCAATTGGAAATGATGGGCCACTTTACGGAACGTTAAATAATCCAGCGGACCAGAGTGATGTCATAGGTGTTGGTGGTATTGACTATGATGATCACATAGCTTCATTTTCATCTCGTGGCATGAGCACCTGGGAGATTCCTCATGG ATATGGACGTGTCAAACCAGATGTGGTTGCATATGGCCGTGAAATTATGGGGTCCAAGATCAGCACTGGCTGTAAAAGCTTGTCTGGAACAAGTGTGGCCAGTCCTGTTGTCGCTGGTATTGTTTGCCTACTTGTAAGTGTTATTCCTGAAGCTAGTAGGAAGGACCTGCTTAATCCAGCAAGCATGAAGCAGGCATTGGTTGAAGGTGCTGCTAAGCTTTCGGGTCCTAATATGTATGAGCAGGGTGCAGGAAGAGTTGATCT ATTAGAATCATATGAAATTCTAAAGAGCTACCACCCCCGAGCAAGCATTTTCCCGAGCATTCTTGACTATAATGATTGTCCATATTCCTGGCCCTTTTGTCGTCAGCCGCTATATGCGGGTGCTATGCCTGTCATTTTCAACACCACAATTTTAAATGGTATGGGTGTCATTGGCTATATTGAAAGTCCACCAACGTGGCATGCTGCAAACGACGAAGGAAATCTTCTGAGAATTCACTTCAAGTACCCAAAAATCATATGGCCCTGGACTGGTTATCTGGCTTTACACATGCAGATCAAGGAAGAAGGTGCACAGTTCACAGGTGAAATAGAGGGCAATGTAACTGTGAAAGTCTATAGCCCACCAGCCCCTGGAGAAAGTGGGCCTAGAAGAAGCACTTGCACTCTTCAGTTGAAACTGAAAGTAATTCCCACCCCACCACGAGCGAAACGTATACTGTGGGATCAGTTTCACAGCATAAAGTATCCTCCAGGTTATATTCCAAGAGATTCTTTGGATGTCCGCAATGACATTCTTGATTGGCATGGTGATCACCTGCATACAAACTATCACATCATGTTCAACATGTTACGTGATGCTGGGTACTACATCGAGACTCTTGGTTCTCCCCTTACATGTTTCGATGCTCAGCACTATGGAACTCTTTTGATGGTTGACCTTGAAGATgaatactttccagaagaaatTGAAAAACTCAGATATGATGTTATCAACACAGGACTGGGTCTAATTGTGTTTGCTGAGTGGTATAATGTCGATACCATGGTGAAAATGAGGTTCTTCGACGATAACACGCGTAGTTGGTGGACTCCAGTCACTGGAGGTGCAAATGTTCCTGCACTGAATAATCTTCTTGCGTCATTTGGAATAGCGTTTGGAGACAAGATTCTGAATGGAGATTTCAGTATTGACGGTGAGCAGAGCCGATACGCTTCTGGAACGAACATTGTCAGGTTTCCTGCTGGTGGGTTCTTGCACAGCTTTCCTTTACTGGACAGCTCTGAGAGTGGTGCTACACAGAATCTACTGCTAACAGGGTCCTCGAAG GAAGACCCTGCTGTTCTTGGGCTTTTGAAAATAGGTGATGGCCGAGTTGGTGTATATGGAGATTCAAATTGCCTGGACAGTAGCCACATGGTCACCAACTGCTACTGGCTCCTGAAGAAAATGCTAGATTTCACCAGTTCAAACATCAAAGACCCTGTACTTTTCTCCAAGTTTTCTAAGAGATATTCACCCATAACCACAGACGAGAAGCAACTTCCATCTCGAAGAACTGATGTGAATTTTTCAACATACTCTTCTGTAATCGGAAAGGAGCTAATCTGTCAGGGTGACTCCAGATTTGAAGTATGGGGGACTAAAGGATATAACTTGCACGTCAGAGGAAGGAACCGTAGATTGCCCGGTTATCGTGGCATTGATTTAGGTCGAGGCTTGAATGTCACAGTGGAGAATACAAGACCAACACGTTGGAAATCAACCAGGGAAGAAGGTGAGCTTAGTTCTTCCAGGAGCAAGTATCTGGGAGGCCTTTTCAATAGAGACGAG ATCGACATgtccttccttgttgctactcGCTGGATAGTACCTGCTGGTGTTGCAGCTAGTG GAGTTCTAGTGCTACTAAGCTTATGGAGGATCCGGCAGAAGAGGCGTAGGAGGAGAAGAGCATCTGGATCTAATCGTTTAGCCTAG
- the LOC130509392 gene encoding dolichyl-diphosphooligosaccharide--protein glycosyltransferase subunit STT3A-like: MAAVESSLPPGTPSAMRNAFGTVLSALILVLIGVLAFSIRLFSVIKYESVIHEFDPYFNYRVTQFLSKNGIYEFWNWFDDRTWYPLGRVIGGTVYPGLTLTAGTIWWVLNSINIPLSVETVCVFTAPVFSAFASWATYLLTKEVKGSGAGLAAAALLAMVPSYISRSVAGSYDNEAVAIFALIFTFYLYIKTLNTGSLFYATLNAIAYFYMVCSWGGYTFIINLIPMHVLLCIVTGRYSPRLYIAYAPLVVLGTLLAALVPVVGFNAVLTSEHFASFLVFIIIHVVALVYYIKGILTPKMFKVAVTLVVSIGLVVCLIVVAVLVALVASSPTGGWSGRSLSLLDPTYASKYIPIIASVSEHQPPTWPSYFMDINVLAFLVPAGIIACFSPLSDASSFVVLYIVMSVYFSGVMVRLMLVLAPAACIMSGIALSQAFDVFTGSIKYQLSSNSKDDAEDNTTTKNAPKDDAASGKTDKGEEVAKERSSKKGKKKEREPADKPSVKSKIVKKKALVLPLETSIVALLLLIMLGAFYVIHCVWAAAEAYSAPSIVLTSKSHDGLHVFDDFRESYAWLSHNTDVDDKVASWWDYGYQTTAMANRTVIVDNNTWNNTHIATVGTAMSSPEKAAWEIFNSLDVKYVLVVFGGVIGYPSDDINKFLWMVRIGGGVFPHIKEADYLRDGQYRIDSEATPTMLNCLMYKLCYYRFVETDGKGYDRVRRTEIGKKHFKLTHFEEVFTSHHWMVRIYKLKPQKNRIRGRAKKLKLKTSSGVSSKSAKKNPWM, translated from the exons ATGGCGGCTGTAGAGAGCAGCCTACCTCCCGGAACGCCGTCTGCGATGAGGAATGCTTTCGGGACCGTTCTGTCAGCTCTGATCCTCGTCCTCATTGGCGTCCTCGCTTTCTCGATCCGACTCTTCTCC gtgATAAAGTATGAAAGTGTGATTCATGAGTTTGATCCTTACTTCAATTACAGAGTCACTCAG tTCTTATCGAAGAATGGAATTTACGAGTTCTGGAATTGGTTTGATGATCGGACCTG gTATCCTCTTGGCCGTGTGATTGGAGGAACTGTTTACCCTGGCTTAACATTGACTGCTGGAACCATCTGGTG GGTCTTGAATTCAATAAACATTCCTCTGTCAGTAGAGACTGTTTGTGTCTTCACTGCGCCAGTGTTTTCAGCTTTTGCATCATGGGCAACTTACCTTTTGACCAAG GAAGTTAAGGGCTCCGGTGCTGGATTAGCAGCTGCTGCTCTTTTGGCCATG GTCCCCTCATATATATCCCGATCTGTAGCTGGGAGCTATGACAACGAAGCTGTTGCCATTTTTGCTTTGATCTTCACTTTTTATCTTTACATAAAG ACACTAAATACAGGTTCCTTGTTTTATGCCACCCTGAATGCCATTGCATACTTTTACATG GTATGTTCGTGGGGAGGTTACACCTTCATTATCAATCTGATACCAATGCATGTGCTTCTGTGCATTGTAACTGGCCGATACTCTCCCCGACTATACATAGCCTATGCTCCTTTG GTTGTGTTGGGCACGCTATTAGCTGCGTTGGTACCTGTTGTTGGCTTCAATGCGGTTTTGACGTCTGAACATTTTGCCTCGTTTTTG GTTTTCATTATCATCCATGTAGTAGCACTCGTATACTATATCAAAGGCATTCTTACTCCTAAAATGTTCAAAGTTGCTGTGACACTTGTTGTGTCTATCGGGCT GGTTGTGTGTCTCATAGTTGTGGCAGTTCTTGTGGCACTGGTGGCTTCAAGTCCAACAGGAGGATGGAGTGGTAGGAGTTTGAGTCTACTTGATCC AACTTATGCAAGCAAGTATATTCCAATTATTGCAAGTGTCAGTGAGCATCAGCCTCCAACTTGGCCGTCCTATTTCATGGATATCAATGTTTTGGCTTTCTTGGTCCCTGCTGGTATCATT GCGTGCTTTTCCCCTCTATCTGATGCGAGCTCATTCGTGGTCCTCTATATTGTAATGTCTGTGTACTTCTCCGGAGTTATG GTTCGTCTTATGCTCGTGCTTGCTCCAGCAGCATGCATAATGTCTGGAATTGCGCTATCTCAAGCTTTTGATGTTTTCACGGGTTCCATCAAATACCAGTTATCGTCGAATTCCAAAGATGAT GCAGAGGACAACACTACTACAAAAAATGCCCCAAAAGATGATGCTGCTTCTGGTAAAACTGACAAGGGTGAAGAAGTTGCAAAAGAACGGTCGTCAAAAAAgggaaagaagaaagagagagaaccTGCTGATAAACCGTCTGTTAAGTCCAAGATTGTGAAGAAAAAGGCTCTTGTTTTGCCTCTTGAAACCTCTATAGTTGCGCTTCTTCTCCTTATAATGTTGGGTGCTTTCTATGTG ATTCATTGTGTTTGGGCAGCTGCAGAAGCATACTCAGCTCCATCAATAGTTTTGACATCAAAATCGCATGATGGCCTACACGTCTTTGATGATTTTAGAGAGTCTTATGCATGGTTAAGCCATAATACTGACGTGGATGACAAa GTGGCATCATGGTGGGACTATGGTTATCAAACGACAGCTATGGCCAATAGAACTGTTATTGTTGACAACAACACCTGGAATAATACTCACATTGCAACTGTTGGCACTGCCATGTCATCTCCAGAAAAGGCGGCCTGGGAGATTTTCAACTCCTTGGATGTGAAATACGTTCTTGTCGTCTTTGGTG GTGTTATTGGTTACCCAAGTGATGATATTAACAAGTTTCTGTGGATGGTGCGTATTGGAGGCGGCGTCTTTCCTCATATAAAGGAAGCTGATTATCTG AGAGATGGCCAATACCGGATTGATTCAGAAGCCACGCCAACAATGTTGAACTGCCTTATGTACAAGCTTTGCTACTACAG GTTTGTAGAGACAGATGGTAAAGGCTACGATCGGGTCAGGCGGACAGAGATTGGGAAGAAACATTTCAAGCTTACACATTTCGAAGAG GTTTTCACGAGTCACCATTGGATGGTTCGGATATACAAGCTGAAACCTCAAAAGAACAGGATTCGTGGTAGAGCAAAGAAGCTGAAACTG AAAACAAGCTCTGGAGTGAGCTCAAAATCAGCGAAGAAGAATCCATGGATGTAG
- the LOC108837301 gene encoding protein sym-1 has translation MLSSATLTRKTPLPFSSLGFFGNRTSNFNRRRTLTEAGSSRALSFGYNNGSVNCGRVNFSGRSRTGFGHPVRVSSVSGESSGDSGGIGGSGGGGGGDNSGGGSEGSGGNGGKWSFLSWYLALLSNYPVLTKAVTSAILTLIGDLICQLTINRTSSLDKKRTLTFTILGLGLVGPALHFWYLYLSKVVTASGLSGAVLRLLLDQFVFAPVFVGVFLSAVVTLEGKPSHVIPKLKQEWTGAVLANWQLWIPFQFLNFRFVPQNFQVLASNVVALAWNVILSFKAHKEVVPK, from the exons ATGCTTAGCTCCGCCACTCTCACCCGGAAGACACCACTCCCCTTCAGTTCTCTTGGGTTTTTCGGTAATAGAACATCGAACTTCAACCGAAGGAGGACTCTTACTGAAGCTGGTTCGAGCAGGGCACTTTCGTTTGGGTACAACAATGGTTCGGTGAATTGTGGTCGTGTCAATTTTTCTGGGCGTTCAAGGACTGGGTTTGGACATCCGGTTCGTGTCTCTTCGGTCTCTGGTGAAAGTTCAGGTGACTCCGGCGGAATTGGTGGTTcaggtggaggtggtggtggtgataaTTCCGGCGGTGGAAGTGAAGGCAGTGGCGGAAACGGAGGCAAGTGGTCATTTCTGTCATG GTACTTGGCTCTTCTATCAAACTATCCTGTTTTGACTAAAGCTGTGACATCAGCAATTTTGACTCTCATTGGTGATTTGATATGTCAG CTCACAATCAATAGAACCTCATCTCTGGACAAGAAGAGGACACTCACTTTTACCATCTTGGGATTAGGGCTGGTCGGTCCAGCATTGCATTTCTG GTATTTGTATTTAAGCAAAGTGGTGACAGCTTCAGGATTATCAGGCGCAGTTTTGCGTCTTTTACTAGACCAG TTTGTTTTTGCTCCTGTTTTTGTTGGAGTTTTCTTATCAGCAGTTGTGACACTTGAAGGAAAACCGTCACATGTCATACCGAAGCTGAAACAG GAGTGGACTGGTGCAGTGCTAGCAAATTGGCAGCTGTGGATACCATTTCAGTTTCTTAACTTCAGATTTGTTCCACAAAACTTTCAG GTACTGGCTTCGAACGTAGTGGCTTTGGCTTGGAATGTGATTTTATCTTTCAAAGCTCACAAAGAAGTTGTTCCAAAATAG